One Ciconia boyciana chromosome 9, ASM3463844v1, whole genome shotgun sequence genomic window carries:
- the EXOSC6 gene encoding exosome complex component MTR3, with the protein MPLDHRRVRGPEESQPPEVWAAAGGAGEVPEEEDAAPRDPCALRPLFARAGLLSQAEGSAYVELGGGTKVLCAAWGPREAAEPGAAAGGGRLLCEFRRAPFAGRGARWRPGSAAEREAEREAAAALREALEPAVRLARYPRARLAVSALLLQDGGSALAAAISAAALALADAGVEMYDLAVGCALCRPPGPAAAWMLQPGEAEERCAVARLTVALLPALNQVSAVLGGGQGSPPDAWAQALRLGLDGCHRLYPVLRQSLLRAARRRDAATATTA; encoded by the coding sequence ATGCCGCTGGATCACCGCCGCGTGCGGGGCCCGGAGGAGTCGCAGCCGCCGGAGGTGTGGGCAgcggccgggggagccggggaggtgccggaggaggaggatgcgGCGCCGCGGGACCCCTGCGCCCTGCGGCCGCTCTTCGCCCGGGCCGGGCTGCTGAGCCAGGCGGAGGGCTCGGCCTACGTGGAGCTGGGCGGCGGCACCAAGGTGCTGTGCGCTGCCTGGGGCCCGCGGGAAGCGGCCGAGCCCGGCGCGGCGGCAGGAGGGGGGCGGCTGCTCTGCGAGTTCCGCCGGGCCCCCTTcgccgggcgcggggcgcggtggcggccgggctcggcggcggAGCGGGAGGCCGAGCgggaagcggcggcggcgctgcgggAAGCGCTGGAACCGGCGGTGCGGCTGGCCCGGTACCCGCGGGCTCGCCTGGCCGTCAGcgccctgctgctgcaggacgGCGGCTCCGCGCTGGCCGCCGCCATTAGCGCcgctgccctggccctggccgATGCCGGCGTGGAGATGTACGACCTGGCGGTGGGCTGCGCCCTGtgccggccccccggccccgccgccgcttgGATGCTGCAGCCCGGGGAGGCTGAGGAGCGTTGCGCCGTCGCCCGGCTCACCGTGGCTCTTCTGCCCGCCCTTAACCAGGTGTCGGCGGTGCTGGGCGGTGGGCAGGGCAGCCCTCCCGACGCTTGGGCGCAGGCACTGCGCCTCGGCCTCGACGGCTGCCACCGCCTCTACCCCGTGCTGCGGCAGAGCCTGCTGCGGGCCGCCCGACGCCGCGATGCTGCCACTGCCACAACTGCCTGA